From Penicillium psychrofluorescens genome assembly, chromosome: 1, one genomic window encodes:
- a CDS encoding uncharacterized protein (ID:PFLUO_000809-T1.cds;~source:funannotate) → MNPHISVPRQHAGPANLGGSTPTSRRSSVRMPRFFKRLFKFPQMDFEMAIWEMTSLLIAPKKVFKSIYYHKRKLQSTLRGYPTTLLTFPSSPETKNTWHRPDPSFTYLLSFFLLLTALAWGLAYTPSFGAIVRLLFFFIFIHFIGSSLLISTIGYFVIGRLFGPDGAATSLAGLRGSRGRRRGAAQGLFAQPGEKEQLEFGYCFDVSNRAFFPLYLHLYVVQFLLLPLLTRSPSNFLATFLGNTLYLSALIYYTYITFLGYNALPFLHNTELLLAPILIFAVLWLVSLIAGWGVVAQGHSVEGLFWGV, encoded by the exons ATGAACCCCCACATCTCCGTGCCCCGTCAACATGCCGGACCGGCCAACCTCGGCGGGTCAACGCCGACCAGTCGCCGGTCCAGCGTGCGCATGCCGCGATTCTTCAAGAG GCTGTTCAAGTTCCCGCAGATGGACTTTGAAATGGCCATTTGGGAGATGACTTCGTTGTTAATTGCCCCGAAGAAGGTCTTCAAGTCAATTTATTACCAT AAACGTAAGTTGCAATCCACTCTGCGCGGATATCCCACGACGTTACTGacctttccctcttccccaGAAACCAAGAATACATGGCACCGGCCAGACCCGTCCTTCACCTACCTCCtatccttcttccttctcctcacAGCCCTCGCCTGGGGGTTAGCCTATACCCCGTCCTTCGGCGCCATTGTCCGcctcttgttcttcttcatcttcatccacttcATTGGAtcttccctcctcatctcGACCATCGGCTACTTCGTCATCGGCCGACTATTCGGTCCGGACGGCGCTGCCACGTCCCTAGCCGGCTTGCGCGGCTCCCGGGGCCGACGACGCGGCGCCGCGCAGGGTCTATTTGCCCAGCCGGGGGAAAAGGAACAGCTAGAGTTTGGGTATTGTTTTGAT GTCTCCAACCGCgctttcttccctctctaCCTCCACCTCTATGTGGTGCAGTTCCTGCTCCTGCCGCTCCTCACTCGCAGCCCGAGCAATTTCCTGGCCACATTCCTCGGAAACACACTATATCTGTCTGCACTCATCTACTATACCTATATCACCTTCCTGGGGTACAATGCCCTCCCCTTTCTGCACAACaccgagctgctgctcgctcccatcctcatctttGCGGTGCTCTGGCTCGTCAGTCTGATTGCCGGCTGGGGGGTTGTCGCGCAAGGCCACAGTGTCGAGGGCTTGTTCTGGGGTGTGTGA